A DNA window from Bactrocera dorsalis isolate Fly_Bdor unplaced genomic scaffold, ASM2337382v1 BdCtg268, whole genome shotgun sequence contains the following coding sequences:
- the LOC125775345 gene encoding tubulin-specific chaperone D-like, with amino-acid sequence MLQCEELKDDEGPSNTLEQFTELEQVLEMIDCMKACDAPGFEKDYEQYTEILSRYQEQPHLLDPHLNVLLERLLAKVHNRALSEGEIHAAFKYMYIITKVRTYKVLVKFLPHELTDLEFALEMLERQNPNEYNHWETRYMLLLWMSILVLNPFHMSRLDAYATKPSEPASSGNCIDTTQMLNHTNVHSKSKMERIFDLCQLYSATNDTCSNIAAYLAAKYLVRADIKDIYLERYLDWVMSQHQSETGDAKFGELAAVSAILKHGKREDLLPYADKLLKWIVGLQYKDSNDFLKYKCYIKIVQRIGLVYLKPRLAGWRYKRGTRSLAMNLNKSTNAAANESASGNEPDTDNADGDGEEIIVPDAIEEVIEELLQALRSGGSDIRWSAAK; translated from the exons ATGCTACAATGCGAAGAACTGAAGGACGATGAAGGTCCCTCCAATACGCTTGAACAGTTTACGGAATTGGAGCAAGTACTCGAAATGATCGATTGTATGAAAGCTTGCGATGCGCCAGGCTTTGAAAAAGACTATGAGCAGTACACAGAAATTTTATCGAG ATATCAAGAACAACCACATTTACTGGATCCGCACTTGAATGTATTATTGGAGCGGTTATTAGCGAAAGTTCATAATAGGGCGTTGTCGGAAGGCGAAATTCATGCCGccttcaaatatatgtatattattactaAAGTACGCACATACAAAGTATTGGTAAAGTTTTTACCACATGAATTGACCGATCTCGAATTTGCTTTGGAAATGCTCGAACGTCAAAATCCCAATGAATATAACCACTGGGAAACACGGTATATGCTGTTGCTTTGGATGTCTATATTGGTTTTGAATCCCTTTCATATGTCACGTTTAGATGCTTACGCCACTAAGCCTAGCGAGCCAGCTTCGTCTGGTAACTGCATTGATACTACGCAAATGCTGAATCATACAAATGTGCACAGCAAATCGAAAATGGAACGGATTTTTGATCTCTGTCAATTATATTCAGCCACAAATGACACATGTAGCAATATAGCCGCATATTTGGCTGCCAAATATTTAGTGCGTGCTGATATTAAGGATATTTATTTGGAACGTTACTTGGACTGGGTAATGAGCCAACATCAATCGGAAACTGGCGATGCTAAATTCGGTGAATTAGCTGCCGTTTCTGCTATTTTGAAGCATGGCAAACGCGAAGATTTGCTGCCATACGCtgataaattgttgaaatggaTTGTTGGACTGCAATATAAAGATagtaatgattttttgaaatacaagTGCTACATAAAGATTGTGCAGCGCATTGGTTTGGTGTACTTGAAGCCACGGTTGGCAGGCTGGCGATACAAGCGTg gCACGCGTTCCTTGGCTATGAATTTGAATAAGTCAACAAATGCCGCGGCTAATGAAAGCGCCAGCGGAAATGAACCCGATACCGATAATGCAGATGGTGATGGCGAAGAAATCATTGTGCCAGATGCCATCGAGGAAGTAATAGAGGAATTGTTACAAGCATTGCGCAGTGGTGGTAGTGATATACGTTGGAGCGCAGCCAAGG
- the LOC105228736 gene encoding transportin-3 isoform X2: protein MEAAPTAELVYQGICTLFHNSNPKEKEKANKWLEDFQKSIYSWTIADELLQQKRDLHSCYFAAQTMRNKIQNSFNELPPSSHESLRDSLIVHIGQITNDTDAVIVTQLSLAVADLALLMAAWKQPIIDLLELLSPQAQSVWPLLEILTLLPEEIDSRYLRLGSNRREEIHKQLDAAAPKVLEFLCICLQRSDGHQERLLNCTLRCFSAWVAVQAIPMHHFTENPVGQKVFQLLSSAETSRKLHDTCTECLCALLSCLEASTSRYKLDPTIEAQIFNAVCSLETAYHISVAHEDIDKTMNYCRIFTVLCEAFFYEMLSNEEVPHYSIKGLDLVLMCVGHFDYEVAEITFNLWYRLSEDLFQRYNDKLTSHFKPHIERLLGALYRHAQMDADHDGLIDEHDSFNDFRRKVSDLIKDVAFIVGSGACFKQMFLILQAPNTTWESTESALFIMQNVAKNIIPDENEVIPKVVEAILNLPDNTHIAVRYTSIMLLGELCDWIENHAESLQAVLNFLLYSLQQKNGLAAAAAIALTSICAACRQKMVCHISGLVEIARSLDSFEINNDLAIGLLKGISLILSRLHHTQLETSMREIISFQLQPLALMVESTTATLGSVQKGERTDPAYWIDRACAVIRHTNPDIADGELHPTVQILTDAWPLLSQVMVKYQTDVRIMERTCRLIRYGVRMVRKQASVLVEPLVKQMICIYALHHHSCFLYLGSVLVDEFAKAGECIPGLLEMLKAFIEPTFSMLRVENGLKNNPDTVDDFFRLCSRFIECCPVPFLQSTLVTPIFQCALLACTLDHREANSSVMKFFCNLLKWGRSSNQRHPECRPLVKEIAEQNGAALILNLIHASVYCLHSYMLSDVADVIYELKSVETNEHMHTYISTALDALPKRNSGGYVTATQQQLDDFTAAVLSASTPKTITVALKNFTRLYR from the exons ATGGAAGCAGCGCCAACCGCTGAGTTAGTTTATCAGGGTATATGTACTCTTTTTCACAATAGTAATCccaaagaaaaggaaaaggCCAACAAATGGCTGGAGGATTTTCAGAAGTCG ATATATTCATGGACAATTGCGGACGAACTGCTGCAGCAGAAACGCGATTTGCATTCGTGTTATTTTGCAGCGCAGACGATGcgtaacaaaattcaaaattcgttCAATGAACTCCCACCTTCATCACATGAATCCCTGCGCGATTCATTAATTGTACACATCGGACAAATAACAAATGATACCGATGCAGTAATTGTAACACAGCTTAGTCTCGCCGTTGCTGACTTGGCACTATTAATGGCAGCTTGGAAGCAGCCAATTATCGATTTATTAGAACTATTATCGCCTCAAGCACAATCCGTATGGCCACTACTAGAGATACTAACACTATTACCAGAGGAGATAGATTCGCGATATTTGCGTTTAGGCTCGAATCGTCGGGAGGAGATTCATAAACAATTAGATGCTGCTGCGCCCAAAGTACTcgaatttctatgtatttgtttacaacGCAGTGATGGACATCAGGAACGACTTTTGAACTGTACCCTACGCTGTTTCAGCGCATGGGTCGCCGTGCAAGCAATACCCATGCATCATTTCACAGAGAATCCAGTGGGACAAAAAGTTTTCCAGCTTTTAAGTAGTGCAGAAACCTCAAGAAAATTACATGATACATGTACAGAATGTTTGTGCGCCCTACTTAGCTGCCTTGAAGCTAGTACCAGCCGTTATAAGCTGGATCCGACAATTGAAgcacaaatttttaatgcaGTGTGTTCCTTAGAAACGGCTTATCACATTAGTGTGGCACATGAAGATATCGATAAGACAATGAATTATTGTCGCATATTTACAGTTTTATGTGAGGCTTTCTTTTACGAAATGCTTTCAAACGAAGAAGTGCCACATTATTCAATTAAAGGACTGGATTTGGTGCTGATGTGTGTTGGTCATTTTGATTATGAGGTAGCAGAAATTACATTCAATTTGTGGTATCGCCTAAGTGAGGATCTCTTTCAACGCTATAATGATAAGTTAACATCACATTTTAAGCCACATATTGAACGGCTCTTGGGTGCGCTTTACCGTCATGCACAAATGGACGCTGATCACGATGGATTGATTGACGAACACGATAGTTTTAAT gATTTCCGACGCAAAGTGTCTGATTTAATCAAGGATGTAGCTTTCATTGTCGGTTCGGGTGCGTGCTTTAAACAAATGTTCCTTATATTACAAGCGCCGAATACAACGTGGGAGTCGACCGAATCCGCTTTGTTTATTATGCAAAATGTTGCCAAAAACATTATACC TGATGAGAACGAAGTTATCCCCAAAGTTGTAGAGGCCATACTAAATTTGCCCGATAATACGCACATTGCGGTACGTTACACCTCAATCATGTTGCTGGGCGAACTCTGCGATTGGATCGAAAATCATGCGGAGTCGCTGCAAGCCGTACTCAACTTTCTACTCTATTCACTGCAACAGAAGAACGGCTTAGCCGCAGCCGCAGCGATAGCGCTCACATCCATCTGTGCCGCCTGCCGACAGAAAATGGTGTGCCACATCAGCGGTCTTGTCGAGATTGCACGTAGTCTTGATAGCTTTGAAATCAATAATGATTTAGCGATTGGACTCTTAAAAGGCATTTCGTTAATACTATCACGGCTGCATCACACACAACTGGAGACATCGATGCGTGAGATTATTTCCTTTCAATTGCAGCCATTAGCACTAATGGTGGAGAGCACAACTGCCACATTGGGTAGCGTACAGAAGGGTGAACGCACCGATCCCGCCTATTGGATTGATCGCGCTTGTGCCGTTATACGTCACACGAATCCGGACATTGCCGACGGTGAACTGCATCCCACTGTGCAGATACTAACTGATGCCTGGCCATTGTTATCACAAGTGATGGTTAAATATCAAACCGATGTACGCATTATGGAGCGTACATGCCGACTCATACGCTACGGTGTGCGTATGGTACGCAAACAGGCATCGGTTTTGGTTGAGCCATTGGTCAAGCAAATGATTTGTATATATGCGCTGCATCATCACAGTTGTTTCTTGTATCTCGGCTCGGTGCTAGTCGATGAATTCGCCAAAGCCGGTGAATGTATACCAG GTCTCTTGGAAATGCTGAAAGCATTCATTGAACCCACCTTTAGTATGTTACGTGTGGAGAACGGTCTCAAAAACAACCCAGATACTGTGGATGACTTCTTTCGCCTGTGTTCGCGCTTTATCGAATGCTGTCCTGTACCTTTTCTGCAGAGCACACTCGTCACACCGATTTTCCAGTGCGCTCTACTCGCCTGCACGCTCGATCATCGGGAGGCCAATTCATCGGTGATGAAATTCTTTTGCAATCTCTTGAAATGGGGACGCAGTTCAAATCAACGCCATCCCGAATGTCGCCCTTTGGTAAAAGAGATAGCCGAGCAAAATGGCGCAGCATTAATTCTAAATCTAATACATGCATCCGTATACTGTCTGCACTCGTATATGTTGTCCGATGTCGCCGATGTGATATATGAGCTGAAATCGGTGGAAACTAACGAGCACATGCACACGTACATCAGCACGGCACTCGATGCTTTGCCCAAGCGCAATAGTGGTGGCTATGTGACGGCAACGCAACAGCAATTGGACGATTTCACTGCCGCAGTGTTAAG TGCCAGCACGCCGAAGACAATAACCGTAGCGCTGAAGAATTTCACACGCTTGTACCGCTAA
- the LOC105228736 gene encoding transportin-3 isoform X1, translating to MEAAPTAELVYQGICTLFHNSNPKEKEKANKWLEDFQKSIYSWTIADELLQQKRDLHSCYFAAQTMRNKIQNSFNELPPSSHESLRDSLIVHIGQITNDTDAVIVTQLSLAVADLALLMAAWKQPIIDLLELLSPQAQSVWPLLEILTLLPEEIDSRYLRLGSNRREEIHKQLDAAAPKVLEFLCICLQRSDGHQERLLNCTLRCFSAWVAVQAIPMHHFTENPVGQKVFQLLSSAETSRKLHDTCTECLCALLSCLEASTSRYKLDPTIEAQIFNAVCSLETAYHISVAHEDIDKTMNYCRIFTVLCEAFFYEMLSNEEVPHYSIKGLDLVLMCVGHFDYEVAEITFNLWYRLSEDLFQRYNDKLTSHFKPHIERLLGALYRHAQMDADHDGLIDEHDSFNDFRRKVSDLIKDVAFIVGSGACFKQMFLILQAPNTTWESTESALFIMQNVAKNIIPDENEVIPKVVEAILNLPDNTHIAVRYTSIMLLGELCDWIENHAESLQAVLNFLLYSLQQKNGLAAAAAIALTSICAACRQKMVCHISGLVEIARSLDSFEINNDLAIGLLKGISLILSRLHHTQLETSMREIISFQLQPLALMVESTTATLGSVQKGERTDPAYWIDRACAVIRHTNPDIADGELHPTVQILTDAWPLLSQVMVKYQTDVRIMERTCRLIRYGVRMVRKQASVLVEPLVKQMICIYALHHHSCFLYLGSVLVDEFAKAGECIPGLLEMLKAFIEPTFSMLRVENGLKNNPDTVDDFFRLCSRFIECCPVPFLQSTLVTPIFQCALLACTLDHREANSSVMKFFCNLLKWGRSSNQRHPECRPLVKEIAEQNGAALILNLIHASVYCLHSYMLSDVADVIYELKSVETNEHMHTYISTALDALPKRNSGGYVTATQQQLDDFTAAVLSSASTPKTITVALKNFTRLYR from the exons ATGGAAGCAGCGCCAACCGCTGAGTTAGTTTATCAGGGTATATGTACTCTTTTTCACAATAGTAATCccaaagaaaaggaaaaggCCAACAAATGGCTGGAGGATTTTCAGAAGTCG ATATATTCATGGACAATTGCGGACGAACTGCTGCAGCAGAAACGCGATTTGCATTCGTGTTATTTTGCAGCGCAGACGATGcgtaacaaaattcaaaattcgttCAATGAACTCCCACCTTCATCACATGAATCCCTGCGCGATTCATTAATTGTACACATCGGACAAATAACAAATGATACCGATGCAGTAATTGTAACACAGCTTAGTCTCGCCGTTGCTGACTTGGCACTATTAATGGCAGCTTGGAAGCAGCCAATTATCGATTTATTAGAACTATTATCGCCTCAAGCACAATCCGTATGGCCACTACTAGAGATACTAACACTATTACCAGAGGAGATAGATTCGCGATATTTGCGTTTAGGCTCGAATCGTCGGGAGGAGATTCATAAACAATTAGATGCTGCTGCGCCCAAAGTACTcgaatttctatgtatttgtttacaacGCAGTGATGGACATCAGGAACGACTTTTGAACTGTACCCTACGCTGTTTCAGCGCATGGGTCGCCGTGCAAGCAATACCCATGCATCATTTCACAGAGAATCCAGTGGGACAAAAAGTTTTCCAGCTTTTAAGTAGTGCAGAAACCTCAAGAAAATTACATGATACATGTACAGAATGTTTGTGCGCCCTACTTAGCTGCCTTGAAGCTAGTACCAGCCGTTATAAGCTGGATCCGACAATTGAAgcacaaatttttaatgcaGTGTGTTCCTTAGAAACGGCTTATCACATTAGTGTGGCACATGAAGATATCGATAAGACAATGAATTATTGTCGCATATTTACAGTTTTATGTGAGGCTTTCTTTTACGAAATGCTTTCAAACGAAGAAGTGCCACATTATTCAATTAAAGGACTGGATTTGGTGCTGATGTGTGTTGGTCATTTTGATTATGAGGTAGCAGAAATTACATTCAATTTGTGGTATCGCCTAAGTGAGGATCTCTTTCAACGCTATAATGATAAGTTAACATCACATTTTAAGCCACATATTGAACGGCTCTTGGGTGCGCTTTACCGTCATGCACAAATGGACGCTGATCACGATGGATTGATTGACGAACACGATAGTTTTAAT gATTTCCGACGCAAAGTGTCTGATTTAATCAAGGATGTAGCTTTCATTGTCGGTTCGGGTGCGTGCTTTAAACAAATGTTCCTTATATTACAAGCGCCGAATACAACGTGGGAGTCGACCGAATCCGCTTTGTTTATTATGCAAAATGTTGCCAAAAACATTATACC TGATGAGAACGAAGTTATCCCCAAAGTTGTAGAGGCCATACTAAATTTGCCCGATAATACGCACATTGCGGTACGTTACACCTCAATCATGTTGCTGGGCGAACTCTGCGATTGGATCGAAAATCATGCGGAGTCGCTGCAAGCCGTACTCAACTTTCTACTCTATTCACTGCAACAGAAGAACGGCTTAGCCGCAGCCGCAGCGATAGCGCTCACATCCATCTGTGCCGCCTGCCGACAGAAAATGGTGTGCCACATCAGCGGTCTTGTCGAGATTGCACGTAGTCTTGATAGCTTTGAAATCAATAATGATTTAGCGATTGGACTCTTAAAAGGCATTTCGTTAATACTATCACGGCTGCATCACACACAACTGGAGACATCGATGCGTGAGATTATTTCCTTTCAATTGCAGCCATTAGCACTAATGGTGGAGAGCACAACTGCCACATTGGGTAGCGTACAGAAGGGTGAACGCACCGATCCCGCCTATTGGATTGATCGCGCTTGTGCCGTTATACGTCACACGAATCCGGACATTGCCGACGGTGAACTGCATCCCACTGTGCAGATACTAACTGATGCCTGGCCATTGTTATCACAAGTGATGGTTAAATATCAAACCGATGTACGCATTATGGAGCGTACATGCCGACTCATACGCTACGGTGTGCGTATGGTACGCAAACAGGCATCGGTTTTGGTTGAGCCATTGGTCAAGCAAATGATTTGTATATATGCGCTGCATCATCACAGTTGTTTCTTGTATCTCGGCTCGGTGCTAGTCGATGAATTCGCCAAAGCCGGTGAATGTATACCAG GTCTCTTGGAAATGCTGAAAGCATTCATTGAACCCACCTTTAGTATGTTACGTGTGGAGAACGGTCTCAAAAACAACCCAGATACTGTGGATGACTTCTTTCGCCTGTGTTCGCGCTTTATCGAATGCTGTCCTGTACCTTTTCTGCAGAGCACACTCGTCACACCGATTTTCCAGTGCGCTCTACTCGCCTGCACGCTCGATCATCGGGAGGCCAATTCATCGGTGATGAAATTCTTTTGCAATCTCTTGAAATGGGGACGCAGTTCAAATCAACGCCATCCCGAATGTCGCCCTTTGGTAAAAGAGATAGCCGAGCAAAATGGCGCAGCATTAATTCTAAATCTAATACATGCATCCGTATACTGTCTGCACTCGTATATGTTGTCCGATGTCGCCGATGTGATATATGAGCTGAAATCGGTGGAAACTAACGAGCACATGCACACGTACATCAGCACGGCACTCGATGCTTTGCCCAAGCGCAATAGTGGTGGCTATGTGACGGCAACGCAACAGCAATTGGACGATTTCACTGCCGCAGTGTTAAG CAGTGCCAGCACGCCGAAGACAATAACCGTAGCGCTGAAGAATTTCACACGCTTGTACCGCTAA